From the Desulfobotulus mexicanus genome, the window TAAAGGAGGCATCGAGTATAAGTCGCCATTCATGATGATAAGTCATTCAGTAACCGGATCAGGGGGGACTGCAAAACCCTATTTAAATTGCAGGGCAGGGGAGAAGGATGGAATTTAAAGCTTTGTTTGGAAACAGCAGGGAAAAAATGGCGGAACGTTGGATAACGCTTGTAGCCGGAACCTATCCTGCCAGGCGCAGCCAGTCATTTTTTCTCAATGAAAAAGATCCTTTTGCCAATCCCGTCGGACATACTCTTCGTACAGTTCTTCCGGAAGTACTCAAGGGTCTTGTGGAAGGGCTTGGGGATGAGGAACTTGAAAAACTTCTGGACCCCCTCATCCGTATCCGTGCAGTACAGGAGTTTACGCCTAAAGAAGCGGTGACCTTTGTTTTTTATCTCAAAGATCTTGCCCGTGAAGCATTGGGCTCAAAAATACTGGAAGATAAAAAAAATCAGTCCTTGCTCTATGCCTTTGACAAGAGGGTGGATGATCTTTCCCTGATAGCCTTCAGTCTTTACATGGCCTGCAGGGAACAGATATGGTCCTTTAAATCCCGTCATGTGGTGGAAAGGAGCATTAATCTTCTGGAAAAGGCGGACATTCTCTGTGAGGTGGAAAATCTGGGGGTGGATATTCTTCCCCAGCGGATTTTCAGGAAAATGCAGAAGGATGCAGCAGAAAAAAAAGAAGCCATAACTAACTGAGAAGGTGTTGTATTATCAGCTTTTTTTATCCTCAGGGTAAATTTTCAGTCCGTATGAATGGGCAGAATCTTTTTTCTTAAGAACAGATTTAAAGATTCTTAGCATTGTAAATACGGATTTTCTTTACTAAGGAAAGTCCTGTTTATAGGGGTTAATGGCAGCGGTAATGGGCTAGAGTCGCCGGGTTATCGCTGTCGGCAGAATCAATTTTGGACCGGAGTTAACTCCGGATCGGTGTTTCTTGCCGAAGAGAGAGGTAGTGTCCATGAATCAACACCTGCTTTATTCCCTTGCGGCGGTACTGGTTCTCGGTTTGATCGGCTATGCCGGTGGAAGCGGGATGCCCTATCTGTTTGGGGTCATCATACCCTATGCCGCCATGGTGCTGTTTTTTGCAGGGTTCGCCATGCGGATGCTGGGATGGGTAAAATCCCCTGTCCCCTTCCGCATTCCGACCACCTGCGGGCAGCAGCAATCTTTTTCCTGGATCCAGCACTCCAAGTACGACAATCCCTCGAATAAGAGGGATGTTCTTGTGCGCATGCTGCTGGAAATCTTTCTTTTCCGGTCTCTTTTCCGCAATACGAAAAACGAGATCCGTGAAGGAAAGGTCGTTTATAACCTGGAAATCTGGCTTTGGCTTTTCGGCCTGATTTTCCACTATTCCTTCCTTGTGGTTCTGGTAAGGCATCTTCGCTTTTTCCTGGAGCCCATCCCCGCCCTTCTCAAGGTGGTGGAAATGCTGGATGGCATTCTGCAGATCGGGCTTCCCGGTATCATGCTTTCCGGCTTCATGCTTCTGGGTGCGGCCCTGTTCCTTTTTGCCCGCCGTATCCTTATTCCCCAGGTACGCTACATTTCCCTTACAGCGGATTATTTTCCGGTTCTGCTGATTGCTTCCATTGCAGGTACAGGGATACTGATGCGTTATGTTGCCAAGGTGGATATTTTCACGGTGAAGCAGATGACCATGAGCCTTGCCACCTTCAGCCCTGTGGTGCCTGAAGGTATAGGTGGTCTTTTCTATGCCCACTTTTTCCTTGTTTGCGTATTGTTTGCTTATTTTCCCTTCTCAAAACTGATGCACTCCGGCGGTATTTTCCTGAGCCCCACAAGGAATATGGCAAACAACAGCCGGGCCGTACGTCATATTAATCCCTGGAATCCCAAGCTGAAGTTCGTTACCTATGCGGATTATGAGGACGAATTCAGAGAGAAGATGATCGAGGCCGGCCTGCCGGTGGAAAAGAAGGAGTAAACCATGGTCGATATTCCCAATGCGGATGAATTGATCCAGATAGACAGGACACCGGGTAAAGAGAGCTGGATGGACGTTCCACCGGATCTCTCCGAAGGAAGGTTCTGTTACCCGGCCAAGCCGAAGACTCTGGAATATCTCGGGCTTCCCAATGCAAGGGTCTGGAGCCCGTCAGATGAAGACTGGCAACTGCCGCCGGACTGGCAGAAAATCATCCATGAAGGTTTCAAGGAGAGACTGGATAAATACCGCTCCCTGAAGGTATTCATGGATATCTGTGTCCGCTGTGGTGCCTGTGCCGATAAATGTCATTACTACATCGGTTCCGGTGATCCCAAAAACATGCCCGTACTCAGGGCGGAGCTGCTGCGCTCCATCTACCGCAATGATTTTACCATGGCAGGTAAGATACTGGGACGCATTGCAGGAGCCAGAAAACTCACCCCTCAGGTGATTAAAGAGTGGTTCAGTTATTTCTATCAGTGTACGGAATGCCGCCGCTGCTCCGTGTATTGCCCCTACGGCATTGACACGGCAGAAATTACCATGATGGCCCGTGAGCTTCTGAACCTTCTTGGTCTGAATATCAACTGGATCAAGGATCCCGTGGCCAACTGTTCCCGTACGGGTAACCATCTGGGGATTCAGCCCCAGAACATGGTTGAAATCATTGATTTCTTCTGTGATGACATTGAGGAAATAACCGGTGTCAGGCCCAACCCGACCTTTAACCGTAAAGGTGCTGAAGTTCTTTTCATCACGCCTTCCGGTGATGCCTTTGCCGATCCCGGTACCTATACCTATATGGGGTATCTGATGCTGTTTGAGGCCATTGGTCTTGATTATACCATCAGCACCTATGCTTCCGAGGGTGGTAACTTCGGTCTGTTCACATCTTCAGACATGATGAAAAAGATCAATGCCAAAATGTACCACGAGGCAGAGCGTCTGGGTGTAAAGTGGATTCTTGGTGGTGAATGTGGTCATATGTGGCGGGTTATCAATCAGTATATGGATACCATGAATGGTCCCACGGGTCCGAAAATGGAGATTCCCAAATCTCCGATTACGGGTACGGTGTTTAAGAATGCCGCATCCACAAAAATGGTTCATATTGCTGAGTTCACTGCAGACCTGATCCGTAATGGCAAGCTGAACCTGAAGCCCGGCCGTAACGATCATCTCAAGGTTACTTACCATGATTCCTGCAACCCGGCCCGTGCCATGGGTATGCTGGATGAGCCCCGTTATGTACTGCAGAATGTATGCAATAACTTCTATGAAATGCCCGAAAACACCATTCGGGAGCAAACCTTCTGCTGTGGTTCCGGTTCCGGTCTGAACACCGAGGAAATTATGGAACTCCGTATGCGTGGTGGGCTGCCAAGGGCCAATGCTGTCAAGCATGTCCATGATAAATACGGTGTCAATATGCTGTCATGTGTCTGCGCCATCGACCGTGCTGTTCTGCCTCCTCTCATGGATTACTGGGTGCCTGGCGTTTCTGTCACCGGTCTGCATGAACTGGTGGGTAATGCCCTGGTTCTGGACGGAGAGCATGAAAGGGAAACCAACCTGCGTTTTGAACCTTTAGAGAATGCGGAGGGCGCAGATGAGTGATAAATTGAAAGTCCTTGCGGGACTTCTTGTGCTGGCGGTGCTGATTACGCTGCCCTTCTGGCTGAATGCCGGTAAGTCCGGTGCTGCCCCGGAGATTGTCATTGCCGAAGCAGCCAAAAAAGCCGGAAACTGCGTGGAATCCAAGGAATGGATGGCTGCCAACCACATGGCTCTTCTTGATAAGTGGCGGGATGTGGTGGTACGTGAAGGCAAGCATGTCTATGTGAGTGAAAGCGGACAGGAGTTCAATATGAGTCTTTCTTCCGGGGAAAACTCCTGCCTCGGTTGCCATACCTCCACTGCTGAATTCTGTGACAGCTGTCATGATTATACAGGTGTGGGTACACTCTACTGCTGGGAATGCCACATAGACCCGTCAAAGGAGAATAAGTGATGAAGGAAAGCAGACGCAAGTTTCTGAAAATTGCCGGTGTCTCTGCCATCGGTATAGGAACGGGTTCTGTGCTGACTGCCTTTGCCTCTTCGGGTTCGAAGGAAGAAAAGGCTGCACAAGCCGCAGGAGCCAGGTTTAAGCATCGGTCGGAAAGTCTCAAGGCTGGCCATTGGGGCATGGTGATTGATACCCGTAAGATTGATGCGGATCTTGCGGCAAAAATTCAGGAGACCTGTCACAGCATACATAATGTTCCCGGCATTGAAGGGAAGCAGGAGCTGAAGTGGATCTGGCCTTCGACATTCAAGCATGTTTTTCCCATGCAGGAAGCCCGTTACCTTTCCGATCAGCTTAAAAATGCTCCCATCCTTGCCCTGTGCAATCATTGTGAGAATCCTCCATGTGTGCGGGTATGTCCCACCAAGGCCACTTTCCAGCGGGAAGATGGCATTATCATGATGGATTTTCACCGTTGCATCGGCTGCCGTTTCTGTATGGCTGGCTGTCCTTACGGAGCCAGAAGTTTTAATTTCCGGGATCCAAAGCCTTTTATCAAGGAAATGGACCCCATGTATCCCCATCGTATGATCGGGGTTGTGGAAAAATGCAACTTCTGCGATGAGCGCCTGGCCAGAGGCCAGATGCCTGCCTGCGTGGAAGTGTCCAAAGGCGCTATTCTTTTCGGTGACCTGGATGATCCCGACTCCAATGTCCGTAAGGCCCTCAGAGCCAATACCACCATCCGACGGAAGCCAAGTCTGGGTACAAGCCCTTCCGTCTATTACATAGTGTGAGGTGACCATGCTGGAAAAAGCGATCAAAGGAAGCAGCAAGTACTGGATATGGATCGCCTCCCTGCTGCTGATCATCGGGGTGGCGGGACTTGCCTGGATGAAGCAGCTGGATCAGGGTCTTGTCATCACAGGTATGAGCCGTGATGTGACCTGGGGCTTCTATATTGCCCAGTTTACTTTCCTTGTGGGTGTTGCCGCAGGGGGGGTTATGCTGGTGCTTCCCTATTATCTTCACGATTATAAGGCCTTTGGCAGGATTACCGTTCTCGGTGAGTTTCTGGCCATTGCCTCCATTGTCATGTGTCTGCTTTTCATTATTGCAGACATGGGTTTTCCTTCCCGTCTGATGAACGTAATCATTTATGCCAGTCCGGATTCCATGCTTTTCTGGGATATGATTGTTCTCAACGGTTATCTTTTCCTTAACATTCTTGTGGGATGGAATGTGCTTGAGGCGGAACGCAATGGTGTTCCTGCCAAAAAGTGGGTGAAAATTTTAGCTCTTATTTCCATTCCCTGGGCCTTTGGTATCCATACGGTTACGGCTTATCTGTACTGTGGTCTGCCCGGAAGGGGCTTCTGGCTTTCTGCCATTATTGCTCCCCGCTTCCTGGCTTCCGCCTTTGCAGCAGGTCCGGCCTTCCTGATTATTCTGGCCACCATTCTTAAGAAAACCACTGGTTTTGACTCCGGTGATAAAGCCCTGCGGACTCTTTCCAAGATTGTCTGCTATGCCCTTATTGCCAATGTGTTTTTCTTTATCTGTGAAGTATTTGTGGTCTTCTACAGCCAGAATCCTGAGCATATGGATCACTTCATTTATCTGTTCTGGGGAACGGGGAATCTGGTACCCTTCATGTGGGCATCCATGATTCTTATGGTTACCGGGATTGTTCTGCTTCTGATACCAAAATACAGAAACAACCTTTCTCTGCTGCCATGGATCTGTGGTATTGTTTTCATCGGTACCTGGCTTGATAAGGGACTTGGTTTTGTAACGGGAGGTTTTGTTCCCAACCCCCTGCATGAGTACACAGAATATGCGCCAACGGCTCTTGAGCTTGTGATCAGCATGGGCATTTTTGCCACAGGCTTTCTGGTTCTGACCCTGCTCTTCAAAATGGTTGTAGGTATTAAGCAGGAAACAGGGGATACAACACCCCACTGATTTCCTGTGAGCTTTTGCCTAAAGGATGTATGAAGTAAGCTGTTGTCTGAATTATAAAGGGAGGACTGCCTGTTGCGGTCCTCCTTTTTTCTTTGGAGAATTGAATTTTCTGCTGCAGCTGCATAATATGCTTCCGTTTTGTTTGACGCTGAGGTTTTTCATGCTTGTGCATGGATCTTTCCTGTGTCAGAATGCGAAGCAGAAATTTCACATAAAGGAGGGCTTTGAAATGGATAAGTATGAATGTCCCTGTGGTTATGTGTATGATCCTGCGGAAGGAGATCCGGACAATGGTATCCCTGCAGGAACGTCTTTTGCGGATCTTCCGGAAGACTGGCTGTGCCCGGTCTGCGATTCGGAAAAGGAGTTTTTTGAAAAGGTCTGAGCGCCAGTGATGCAGAAGGAACAGAAGGTTTTTATCTGGAAGCAGGGATTTGACCGGAGAGGAAATATATTTTCGGTGTAATTGAATAGTGTTTCAGGAAAACAATTGTTCCATCACACAGTATTCTTATCTGCCTCAGGTGGATAAAGATGAACAGAAAAGGGAGGTATCCGGTTGACCCCTCCCTTTTTTTATTATCCCCGTCAGCCGGAAATGGATGTTTTGATGCGTAAGGTGGAAAAAGGCGATCAGGTTCAGGTGCACTATACGGGAACATTTCCGGAAGGTGAAATGTTTGATTCTTCAGAAGGTCGCGGACCCTTAAGCTTTGAAGTGGGCAGTGGTCAGATGATTCCCGGTTTTGATGCGGCTGTGCTTGGTATGGCCGTAGGAGAAAAGAAAAAGTTTACCCTGCCCCCTGAGGAAGCCTATGGCCCTCACAATCCCGAGCTTGTGGCTGTATACGAAAAAAGTCTTTTTCCTGAAGGTATGGAGCTTGAGGAAGGGATGATTCTTGAGAGCCGCATGGAAGACGGTACGGTTATTCCCATCCGTATTGCCGGTATTGATGGTGAGGATGTAACTGTGGATGCCAATTTTCCCATGGCCGGGAAAACACTGGTTTTTGATATTGAGCTGGTTGCCATCAGCTGAATACTTTTAAAATTGTTTTAAAAGATACTTAAAAAGGTTCCATTTTCTTTTTTGGGAATGGAACCTTTTTATGATTCGGAAGGAGTCATGGTTTCCCAGCATCTCCTGTTTTTAAAAAACTCTGTTATAAAATGATGGTTGAAAAGATGGCCGGATTTAATGGTTTTAATGTGGCCCCGTATGGGCATGCCAATGAGGGAAAAGTCTCCGATACAGTCCAGAAGCTTATGCCGGACGAATTCATCCGGAAATCGAAGGCCTTCTTCATTGATAATGCTGTCTCCACTGACAACCACAGCACTTTCCAGTGAGCCTCCCCTGCCAAGCCCCATCTGTTTCATGAATTCCACTTCATGGAGAAATCCGAAGGTTCTGGCTGGTGCAATTTTTGTAAGGAAGCTGTCATCATCCAGCAGGATGCTGATGGTTTGTCTGCCGATTAAAGGATTGGGAAATTCTATGGTGCAGGTGATACGGAAATCTTCATCGGGATAGACTCCTACAAACTTATCACCGTCAGCAATTTCAATGGGGTGGGTCACTATGAAGTGGGATCTCGGAGCGGCCTGTACAATAATACCGGCCTCTTTTATTTTCTGTGAAAAAACAGCAGCACTGCCATCCATGATGGGCATTTCGTAATTGTCCAGTTCTACGCGGGCATTGTCTATACCCATCCCGGCAAAACTTGCCATGAGATGTTCAATGGTGGAAACGATGATGCCGTTTTCTCCAATCACCGTAGCGAGGCTGGTATCCACAACCCGGCTGAAAAGGGCTGGAATTCCCTGGGTGCCGGGAAGATCTGTCCGGAAGAAGCGGATTCCGTGGTTTTCAGGCGCAGGTTTTATTGTAAGCGTGGCTTCTTTTCCGGAATGCACCCCTGTACCTGAACAGGATATGGGTGCAGCAAGGGTCTGTTGCTTAGATCGTAATGCCATAAAAAGTCCGTTTCCTGCCTTTTTTGTATATTGCATCCTCCTAGATGTCGGGCTATTAAAACAAAACTGTTTATGGAAATCCATATTTTTATTTAATCCGGTAAAAAGAAAGTTAAAAATATGCTTGCCAGAAGCTGCTGCGCTGCCGTTATCGGTGTTGATGCCATTGCCGTAACCGTAGAGGTGGATGTGGGAAGGGGACTTCCCGTATTTCAGATTGTGGGACTTCCGGAAACAGCGGTAAGGGAAAGCAGGGATCGTATTCGAACGGCATTGCGTAATGGTGGTTATGGTTTTCCCAAGGGGCGGATTACCGTAAACCTTTCTCCGGCGGATATCCGAAAGGAGGGTACGGGTTTTGACCTTGCCATTGCCCTCGGTATTCTTGCCGCATCCGGTTTTTTGCCCCCGGATGTTGTGGGTTCCCATCTGGCTTTGGGGGAACTGTCTCTGGATGGACGTGTGAATCCTGTACGCGGGGCTCTGGCCGTGGCTGCCCTTGCGGATGCTGCTCATATCCGGGGCCTTCTTGTTCCCCTTGCCAATGTGGCGGAAGCTGCGGCATCGGGAAGAATTCCTGCCTTTGGTATAAAAAATCTTGGAGAAGCCGTGGATCATCTGGCGGGACGGAAGCTTCTTGAGCCAAAGGAGCCCGTTGATTTTTCATGCCTCAATACTTCCGTATGGGATGCGGATTTAAAGGACGTCGCAGGTCAGGATCATGCCAAAAGAGCCCTTGAGGTTGCTGCTGCCGGCTCCCATAATCTTCTTATGAGTGGATCTCCCGGATCAGGCAAGACCATGCTGGCACGCCGCCTGCCTGGCATTCTGCCTCCCCTTTCCTTTGATGAAGCCCTGGAAACCAGCCGGATTTATTCAGCAGCAGGACTTCTGGATTCCAGCACTGGTCTTGTGGTGACAAGGCCCTTCAGGGCACCTCATCATACCATCAGTGATGCTGGTCTTGTGGGTGGCGGAAGTCATCCCCGGCCGGGAGAGATCAGTCTTGCCCATCAAGGAGTTTTGTTTCTGGATGAGTTTCCTGAATTCAGGAAAAGCCTGCTGGATATGCTGCGCCAGCCCCTGGAAGATCGTATGCTGATGGTTTCGAGAGCTTCCTGTACGGTTCGTTTTCCTGCATCAATAATGCTGGTGGCAGCCATGAATCCCTGTCCCTGCGGGTACGCCGATGAACCTGACGGCAGGTGCAGGTGTGCTCCATCGGCAGTGGATCGTTACCGGGGTAAAATATCAGGCCCTTTGATGGACAGAATGGATATACAGATAGAGGTTCCTTCCCTTGCGTATCAGGATTTTCGGCGTGCCGGAGAGGGGGAGTCATCCCTCAGGGTAAGGGAGCGGGTTGTAAGGGCAAGGGAAATACAGGCCCAGCGTTTTTCCGGCAGGCCATATTTGTGCAACGCCGCCATGGATGCTTCGGCAATAAGAGAGTTCTGCAGGACGGATTACGCAGGAGAAAAGCTTTTATCCTACGCAGCGGAAAGTCTGCGCCTGTCGGCCAGGGGAGTATCCCGGGTTCTTAAAATTGCCAGAACCATAGCAGATCTTGAACAATCTGAGGCTCTTATGGAAAGCCATCTGGCGGAGGCCGTACAATACAGGCGTTTTCGTCCGGACATTTCTTGAATAATCAGGAAAAAGCCCCATGAAAATAAGGGTATCATCCTATGTACACAAAACCATGTTTATGGGAATAAATAATCAACCTCTTCGGAAAAGGAGCGTTCCTCCACACGCTCCGGAAGATACTGAACCGGTCTCCCCCCTCCCACCCGGTACAGGTTCTTCTTGTAAGTCCCCAGTATTGGGCTTTCTGTCCGTGTGCAGCCCTTACAGACTTTTGCGGACAGAAAGTTCCAATGCCCCTTTATTTTCAGAGAATCTGACATCCCGCAGCATGGGAGGTGTCAGATTTTTTTTGTTTTTTTTTTAAAAAAGACAACAGATGTTTAATTTATTATTGATTCTTTGAATATGAGCTGCTAACAATCCTGACACTGTTTTAATAAAAGGAGCCGCAAACGGGGGTGCGGCGCATCAAAAACCTAAAGTATGGTGTGGAGGGCAACATGCTGGCAAGAAGAGGAGTGGAGGAAGAAGCACAGGTAAAAGAGAATCAGGATCATCAGAATGAATGTTACTGGAACTGGCTTGAATGTACGGAAAGGGCCATGGGAGAGGCTCTGCAGGACGCAAAAAAAAGGAAAAAATAGATTTTAATAATTCGACACAATCTGAATCCGTGGCATATTTTCTGATATGTACTGAAAGTAAAAAATGTTAATTTAGTGCCCTATGAACATGTATTAAAAGATGTTTTCAGTCTATATCAATTTGTTTGCCACGGATTCAGATAAAAATTAAAAAACGCTTTTGTTAAGTGGGTATTGCAAGGGAGAAGTGTTTCCGGTAAATCATATTCTGGGATTATAATTGTAGAACACCGGAGACATGGAAGTGATTTTTTATAAATATGCAACAATACAGTGCACGGACAGTGGGGTTTTTCTGTTCATGGACAATGAGATCGAAGTGCCAACCATGGGAAAATGTACATGGCTGCGGCAGTTTGATCCGGGACAACGTAATGAAGCGTTTTCATTTGCCATTCGCTGGACACTTGTAAAGGTTAGTGAAATAATTCTTTCCGTAAATGGTAAAAAGCAGGTAAGGCTTCTTTACATCCGTGATCCTGAAGATAAAACACGTCCATACAAAAGCCGTTTCTGGTAGATGATGCACTTTTTGTGCTGAGATATCAGTTAAGAAGAAAAAATTACCCGGAATTTCGAATGCCTTACAGCCTTACGGAATTTCGGGTTTTTTTATCTGTTTACTGGTGTCATTCAGCTATGCGAACCTTAATCTGGTAAAATTGTAAGGCCAGATTTTGTGTGGTTGCCAGTTTGAACCCGGAAAGGGTATATCTGCAAAAAAGAGGCGTAAATAACTTTTGTAGGGCAAGGTCTTATTCCTGCCTGAATCAAAAATCCGCTCGTATTATGGTCTGACAACAACCGGCTCAGCAAACTGTTGCTGAGTCAGGATAGTAATCAGAAATCAAAAAGGAGCACAGATGAAAAATTTTGAGTTTTGCAATCCCGTTCGTATTGTTTTTGGAAAGGGCAAAATTGCAGATCTGGATAGGCTTATACCGGAAAATGCTTTTGTGCTTGTCCTGACGGGTGGTGGATCCGTAAAAAACAACGGAGTTTTTGATCAGGTGACCATGGCCTTGAAATCCCGTAAATGGGAAGAATTTTCAGGCATAGAGGCTAATCCTGACTATGATACCTGTATGAAAGCTGTAGAAAGAATAAAAGAGAAAAAAATTGACTTTATCCTTGCCGTGGGAGGTGGCTCTGTCATTGATGCGGCAAAATTCATTGTGGCGGCAGCCTGTCATAATGGCAGTGATCCCTGGGATATTGTGACGGGTCAGGCAAAAATAAAAACAGCCCTTCCCTTTGGTTCTGTTCTTACTTTGGCAGCAACAGGTTCAGAAATGAACGCAGGATCTGTTATTTCAAGGCGTTCCATAGGAGCCAAACTTCCCTTTGCATCGGAAAAGGTTTTTCCACGTTTTTCCATTCTGGATCCGGAAACCACCTATTCCCTGCCTTCCCATGTCAGCGCCTGTGGTGTGGTGGATGCATGGGTCCATGTACTGGAACAGTATCTTTCCCATGCCATCCATGCTCCTTTGCAGGACAGACAGTCAGAGGCACTGCTCCTGACCCTCCTGGAGCAGGGGCCAAAGCTTATGGAAAATCCCAACGATTATGACGTGAGGGCGGATATAATGTGGTGTGCCACACAGGCCCTTAACGGACTCATTGGCTGTGGTGTTCCACAGGACTGGGCAACCCATATGATAGGTCATGAATTGACGGCAGCTTTCGGACTGGCCCATGCGGAATCTCTGGCCATTGTCCTTCCTGCCCTTTTGCGGGTGCGTAAAGAACATAAAAAAACCAAGCTTGAGCAGTATGGCCGCAGGGTTCTGGGAGTTGACGATGCAGGTGATCCGGCTGAAGCGGCAATTGTGGCAACGGAAGTATTTTTTAAAAGGATGGGACTTGGAGTGCGGCTTTCGGACTATGGCATTCCCCTGGAAGCTGTTTCTATGGTGGCGGATATTCTTGATCGTCGGGGATTCAGGCTGGGAGAGGACAGGGCTGTGGATGGGGCCATGGTGAGGAAAATTCTTGTTATGGCATCGGTTCCTGAAAATCTTTGAAATCGGATGCATTCCCATGGCAGATGTAACGATCAATGGCGGGTTTCATTGCCTCGGGTGCCAGTTTGATAAAACCGCATTTTTCAAGGATTCGGGAAGAAGCGAGATTACCTCTGGCTGTGTGGGCCCGCACATGGGTGACATGTGGATGGGAAAAGGCCCAGTCCAGAAGAGCCTGTACGGCTTCACTGGCAAGTCCTTTTTCCTGCCATGGCTGGAGCAGGGCATAGCCTAGTTCCACTCCGCCATTAATATCGGGTGGTTCCATGAACCCGCAGCTCATTATGAGTATATCTGTCTGAATTCTTTCGAGAATGCCATACCATAAAAACCATCCTGTTTTATCCGGATGGCTTGTTATCTTTTCCTGAAACCAGTGTTTCAGGGGAAAAAGGCTTGCAGGTGGCCATTTTTCAGGGATTTCAGCATTCAGGAGCCTGGAAAGTTTTTTGAAAGAAAGGTTTTCTGCTTCCAGCAGTATCGGGCAGACGGGTATAAGGCGCATTCTCCGAGTCTGGATTATATGGTCAGAAATGGATTTCACAGTGAAGCTGCCTGTTTTAAGAGAAACAGCATTTTTTCCTCCGAAGGAAGGCCTGCAAAGGGAGGATGTCCCGGAACCACAAAGCTTGGTGTAATGCGGATATTTCGTTCTGCAGCCTCAATGGCAGCAGTGCGGAGTCTTGATTCATAGATATGACTGTCAATGGCCTTATCCATGGCATCAGGATCAAGGCCTTGTTCTGCGGCAATCTTTCTGAGGATTTCAGGATCTCCTATGTTTTGATTTCTTGTAAAAAGTGCTTCAAATACGGCTGTATGAAAGATATCAAAACAACCTGCATCCCTTGCAAATTCTGCTGCACGTATAGCTCTTCCGGAGTTTACCATTCTTTTGGTTTCACAGAAATGGATACTGAAGGGAGCTGCCTTAAGGTTGATTTTACGGGTAAAGGCAGCTGTATCCAAGCCTGGATAAAAATCTGTTAAGGCAATACCATCATAAGGAATTTCCGGGTGCAGTTCAAAGGGGACCCATATGGTGGAAAAAGAAAGACCTTTTCCTGTTTTTTCCACCATAGCCTTTGCCAGATAGCAGTATGGGCAGGCAAAATCAGAAAAAATACGAAGACCAGCCATTCCCCCTCCTTATTAATCTCTTTTTAAAATTTAAATCAGGTCTCAGCTTCAGCTTCTGCCAGCAAGCTTGTTTTTAATGCAAAAAAACCGGTAGTCAGGATCATTATATTTACAGCATATCCGATCATGGCAGAG encodes:
- the dsrM gene encoding sulfate reduction electron transfer complex DsrMKJOP subunit DsrM: MNQHLLYSLAAVLVLGLIGYAGGSGMPYLFGVIIPYAAMVLFFAGFAMRMLGWVKSPVPFRIPTTCGQQQSFSWIQHSKYDNPSNKRDVLVRMLLEIFLFRSLFRNTKNEIREGKVVYNLEIWLWLFGLIFHYSFLVVLVRHLRFFLEPIPALLKVVEMLDGILQIGLPGIMLSGFMLLGAALFLFARRILIPQVRYISLTADYFPVLLIASIAGTGILMRYVAKVDIFTVKQMTMSLATFSPVVPEGIGGLFYAHFFLVCVLFAYFPFSKLMHSGGIFLSPTRNMANNSRAVRHINPWNPKLKFVTYADYEDEFREKMIEAGLPVEKKE
- the dsrK gene encoding sulfate reduction electron transfer complex DsrMKJOP subunit DsrK, with product MVDIPNADELIQIDRTPGKESWMDVPPDLSEGRFCYPAKPKTLEYLGLPNARVWSPSDEDWQLPPDWQKIIHEGFKERLDKYRSLKVFMDICVRCGACADKCHYYIGSGDPKNMPVLRAELLRSIYRNDFTMAGKILGRIAGARKLTPQVIKEWFSYFYQCTECRRCSVYCPYGIDTAEITMMARELLNLLGLNINWIKDPVANCSRTGNHLGIQPQNMVEIIDFFCDDIEEITGVRPNPTFNRKGAEVLFITPSGDAFADPGTYTYMGYLMLFEAIGLDYTISTYASEGGNFGLFTSSDMMKKINAKMYHEAERLGVKWILGGECGHMWRVINQYMDTMNGPTGPKMEIPKSPITGTVFKNAASTKMVHIAEFTADLIRNGKLNLKPGRNDHLKVTYHDSCNPARAMGMLDEPRYVLQNVCNNFYEMPENTIREQTFCCGSGSGLNTEEIMELRMRGGLPRANAVKHVHDKYGVNMLSCVCAIDRAVLPPLMDYWVPGVSVTGLHELVGNALVLDGEHERETNLRFEPLENAEGADE
- the dsrJ gene encoding sulfate reduction electron transfer complex DsrMKJOP subunit DsrJ codes for the protein MSDKLKVLAGLLVLAVLITLPFWLNAGKSGAAPEIVIAEAAKKAGNCVESKEWMAANHMALLDKWRDVVVREGKHVYVSESGQEFNMSLSSGENSCLGCHTSTAEFCDSCHDYTGVGTLYCWECHIDPSKENK
- a CDS encoding RsbRD N-terminal domain-containing protein, with amino-acid sequence MEFKALFGNSREKMAERWITLVAGTYPARRSQSFFLNEKDPFANPVGHTLRTVLPEVLKGLVEGLGDEELEKLLDPLIRIRAVQEFTPKEAVTFVFYLKDLAREALGSKILEDKKNQSLLYAFDKRVDDLSLIAFSLYMACREQIWSFKSRHVVERSINLLEKADILCEVENLGVDILPQRIFRKMQKDAAEKKEAITN
- a CDS encoding rubredoxin, with amino-acid sequence MDKYECPCGYVYDPAEGDPDNGIPAGTSFADLPEDWLCPVCDSEKEFFEKV
- the dsrP gene encoding sulfate reduction electron transfer complex DsrMKJOP subunit DsrP encodes the protein MLEKAIKGSSKYWIWIASLLLIIGVAGLAWMKQLDQGLVITGMSRDVTWGFYIAQFTFLVGVAAGGVMLVLPYYLHDYKAFGRITVLGEFLAIASIVMCLLFIIADMGFPSRLMNVIIYASPDSMLFWDMIVLNGYLFLNILVGWNVLEAERNGVPAKKWVKILALISIPWAFGIHTVTAYLYCGLPGRGFWLSAIIAPRFLASAFAAGPAFLIILATILKKTTGFDSGDKALRTLSKIVCYALIANVFFFICEVFVVFYSQNPEHMDHFIYLFWGTGNLVPFMWASMILMVTGIVLLLIPKYRNNLSLLPWICGIVFIGTWLDKGLGFVTGGFVPNPLHEYTEYAPTALELVISMGIFATGFLVLTLLFKMVVGIKQETGDTTPH
- the dsrO gene encoding sulfate reduction electron transfer complex DsrMKJOP subunit DsrO; this encodes MKESRRKFLKIAGVSAIGIGTGSVLTAFASSGSKEEKAAQAAGARFKHRSESLKAGHWGMVIDTRKIDADLAAKIQETCHSIHNVPGIEGKQELKWIWPSTFKHVFPMQEARYLSDQLKNAPILALCNHCENPPCVRVCPTKATFQREDGIIMMDFHRCIGCRFCMAGCPYGARSFNFRDPKPFIKEMDPMYPHRMIGVVEKCNFCDERLARGQMPACVEVSKGAILFGDLDDPDSNVRKALRANTTIRRKPSLGTSPSVYYIV